From Nocardia sp. XZ_19_385:
TGATCTGGCCCAGCTTCAGCAAATGGACCCGGAGCTGCGGGCGACGCATGCCGAGCTGCTCGCCGCCTACCCCGAGCACATACGGCAACCGCTGCTCGAGGCCAAGCTGAGTGACGCATGGCTCCGAGCCGGTATCGCCGAGCGCGGCGGTTTGGTCGAACTCGCCGCCGAACTGCGGGCCGGGCCGGGACTTCCCGACGTCCCGCTGGTCGCTCTCACCGTGGCGCAAGGTCCGCAGGAGCCGAAGGCGAGATTGGACGCGGCCGTGGTGAACGGGGTCGCGCGCGGCGAGCAACGCTTCATCGCCGACACCTACCACCACCGGCTCTGTTTCGATCGCCCCGACGCCGTGGTCCGAGCGATCCGCGATGTCATCGCCGAGGTGGGCCGCCCCTAGACTCGGCACCAGGAGGTGAACGGTGCTGACGATCAGCCAACTGGCGGCCACCGCCGGCGTGACTGTCCGCACCGTTCGCCACTACCACCAGGTCGGCCTGTTCCCCGAACCCGAGCGCGATGCCTCCGGCTACCGTCGCTACACCGCCCAGGCGGCGGTAGACCTCATCCGGATCCGAACTCTCGCCGACGCCGGTGTTCCGCTTGCCCGGATCGACGCCCTGCTGCAAGCCCGGCCCGCCGAGTTCGCCGCGGCCATCACCGCCATCGACGCCGAACTACAGCGCAAGGTCGACCAGCTCACCGCGCACCGACGCCGCATCGCCCAACTGGAAAGTGGCGAAAGACTGGTCCTGCCACCCGAGGTCATCGCCATCCTGAACCGGATGCGCGGCCTCGGTATCAGCGAACAGCGGGTTCTGCTCGAGCGGGACGCCTGGATCCTGGGCCAGACCCTGAACCCGGACTCCCTGCCGCGGCGGATCCGCGACAAGAACGCGAGCCTCGACGACCCCGAGCTGATCCGCCTGATGCTGGCCTGCGACGCGGCGGTCGACTGGCATCCGCACGACCCGCGCCTGGACCAGCTCATCGATGACCTGGACGCCTGGGAGATCCAGCACCGCGACCCCGCCGAAAGCGCGGATCAAAAACTCGTCGTCTCCCGAATCTCCGAAGCGTCCCCGGCCTGGCAGCGCATCCTCGACGCCCTCACCCACCGCGCCAACCAGCGCCGGACCGCCAGACGCGACAGCTGAACCCAGCCCCCTCGGAACATCTTCGGCGCCAACGCAACCCCGACTTTGTCTTGGTACAGAACAAACTTCGTCCGAATTCTTCGAAAGTCGGGACAGCGTGCGGTAAAAGGCGTTGAATCGCGGTATCCGTAGGAAAGAAGGACCCGATGCGGATCGCGGCTCGACCCGAAAACACTCACCAGGTACGGCTTTTGCGGCTGCTGCGCGATCGCGGGCCGCAGTCCCGGTCGGACCTCGGACATCCGATGGAGCTCTCGCGCTCCAAACTCGCGGTAGAGCTCGATCGGCTGGCCGAGCTCGGCCTGGTCGAGGCGGGCGGGCTCGCGGCCTCCAGCGGCGGGCGGCGATCGGCCATCGCCCGGCTGGCCTCGGGGCTCCGGTTTGCCGCGGTGGACATCGGCGCCACCTCCATCGATGTAGCGGTCACCGACGGCGAATTACGGCTTCTCGGAAAGCTTTCCGAGTCATGCGATATCCGGCAGGGCCCGGCCGCGGTGCTGGAGCGGGTGCTCGATCTCCTCGGCAAGTTGCGCGAAGAACACGCGCCGGGCGCTCGACTGCACGGCGCGGGGATCGGCGTGCCCGGCCCGGTCAGCTTCCGCGACGGAATGTCGGTGTCGCCGCCGATCATGCCCGGCTGGCATCGGTTTCCGGTGCGTGAGGTCCTCGCGCAGGAACTCGGTTGCCCGGTGCTGGTCGACAACGACGTCAACATCCTGGCGCTGGGCGAAATACACTCCGGCTCAGCGCCTTCCGTCGAGGACTTCCTGCTGGTCAAGATCGGCACTGGCGTCGGCTGCGGGATCGTGGTCGGCGGCGACATCTATCGCGGTGTCTCCGGCAGCGCGGGGGACATCGGGCATATCCGGATCAGCGATGACGGTCCGGTGTGCGCCTGCGGCAACACCGGATGCCTCGAGGCCTACGCGGGCGGCGCGGCCCTGGCCAGGGAGGCGATGGTGCACGCGCGGTCCGGGCGTTCGGCGTTCCTCGCCGAACGGCTGGCGGCGGCGGGAACGCTGACCGCGGTCGATGTCGCCGATGCCGCCGCTGCGGGAGATCCGTTGGCAGTGAGCATGATTCGCGACGCGGGCGCACATCTCGGCACAGTGCTGGCCGGACTGGTCAGCTTCTTCAACCCCGGGCTGGTGGTGATCGCCGGAGGTGTCACCGGCTTCGGGCATCCGCTGCTCGCCGAGATCCGCAGTGTGGTCTACCGGCGGTCCCTGCCACTGGCCACCGGCAATCTGCCGATCGTGCTGTCCGAGCTCGCCGGAGTCGGCGGTTTGATCGGCGCGGCCCGGCTCATCAGCGATCACGTTTTCAGCGTCGCCTGACCGGCGGCGTCGGCAAGGAGGCCGACCATGGCTCCAACAATCCAGGACGCCGTGCTCACCATGCAGGGAATCGTCAAGGAATTCCCGGGCGTACGCGCACTCGACCACGTCGACCTCGAGGTGCGAGCGGGGGAGGTGCATTGCCTGCTCGGGCAGAACGGCGCCGGCAAATCGACGCTGATCAAAGTGCTCTCGGGCGCACATCAGCCGGATGCGGGTGAAATGCGTTGGCGCGGTGCCCCGGTGCGACTATCGGGTCCGGCGGACGCCACCAGGCTGGGCATCGCGACGATCTATCAGGAACTGGATTTGTGCGATGGGTTGAGCATCGCCGAGAACATCTTTCTCGGGCACGAGCACGCACGCGCCGGATTCACCCGCCGTGCCCCGGCCGCCCGCGCGACCACCGAATTGCTCGGCCGCCTGGGCCATTCCGAATTGCGGCCCGAGACGATCGTCGCGACCCTGCCTGCCGCGGCCAAGCAGGTGGTCAGCATCGCGCGGGCGCTGTCCTACGACGCGCGCCTGATCGTGATGGATGAACCCTCCGCGGCGCTGGGCAACGACGAGGTCGGCAACCTGTTCCGGATCATCGCCCAGCTGCGCGCGGAAGACGTTGCGGTGGTTTATATTTCGCACCGCCTGGAGGAGATCCGGACGATCGGCGACCGGATCACCGTGCTCAAAGACGGCCGCACAGTCGCCGCCGGTCTGCCCGCGAGCACCACCAGCACACAGCACGTGGTGTCGCTGATGACCGGGAACCGTGATCCCCAAGAGGCCGCGGCACGGTCACCGCGCACCGGCACCCCGGAAGTACTGCGCGTCGCGGGACTCGGCCTCAGCGGCCGATTCCACGATGTGTCGTTCACCGTGCACGCCGGGGAGATCGTCGGCCTGGCCGGACTCGTCGGCGCGGGCCGGTCCGAAATCCTGGAGTCGATCTATGGCGCGCGCCGGCCATCGGCGGGCCAGGTCCTGGTCGACGGCCGCCGACTCCGACCGGGCAGTACCCGCGCCGCGGTGTCCGCCGGGCTGGGACTCGCCCCGGAGGAACGCAAATCGCAGGCCCTGTTCCTCCTGCAATCGGTGGGCCGCAACATCTCCGCCGCCGCGCTCCCGCGCTACTCCCGCTTCGGCTGGTTCGATCGCCGTCGCGAACGCGCCGACACCCGCGCTGCGAGCACCCGCGTCGGAGTTCGCCCGGCCGACCCCATGCACCCGGTGCGGGAACTTTCCGGCGGCAATCAGCAGAAGGCGATCCTGGCCCGCTGGCTGCTCGACGACACCCGCGTGCTGTTGCTGGACGAACCGACCCGCGGCGTCGATGTCGGCGCCCGCGCCGAGGTGTACGCCCAGATCCGCAGGCTGGCCGAGCTGGGCGTCGCGGTGCTGCTGGTCTCCAGCGACCTGCCGGAACTGCTCGCCCTCTCGGACCGGGTGCTGGTGCTGCGCGACGGCGCGGTGATCCACACCGCGCCCGCGGCCGACCTCACCGAACACGACGTCATCGCGATGATCATGGAAGGGAGCGCGCTGTGAGCGAGCTTCAGGCGAAAGTGGTTGCCCCACCGGGTGATCGACCCCCGGCCGCCACTCCGCGCAAGGCACACAGGGAGATTCGCAAACACGCGACCTTGGTACTCGCGCTGCTGGCGCTGGTGCTGGTCGGCGCGCTGACCAAGGGTGAAGACTTCCTCAGCACCAGCAATCTGATCACCATCCTGACCCTGGCGTCGGTGATCGGCGTGGTCACCGTCGGGATGACGTTCGTGATCATCGGCGGGGGCATCGACCTGTCGGTGGGTGCCATCATCGCGCTGGCCTCGGTGTGGTGCACAACCACCGCGACGCAGTCCTATGGCGTGGCCGGAATGGTGTTCTGCGCCTTGGCGGTCGGTGCGGCCTGTGGACTGTTGAACGGGGCGCTCATCGCTTACGGCAAGCTCGTGCCGTTCATCGTCACGCTGGCGTTGATGGTGGCTGCGCGCGGGCTGGCCGAGGAACTCTCGGGCCGGCAGTCACAGCTGGTCACCACCGACCTGCTGGCGTTGGCGCAGGAGCGCGTGCTGGGCATTCCCCTGATGGTCTATCTGTTCCTCGTCGTGGTCGCGATCGGGTGGATCCTGCTGGAGCGCACCACTTTCGGCCGGCGCAGCTTCGCGGTCGGCGGCAATCCGGAGGCGGCCCGGCTGGCCGGTATCGACGTGCGGCGGCACACCCTGCTGCTCTACGTGCTCTCCGGACTGTGCTGCGGTATCGCCGCGATCATGCTCACCGCACAGACGACCACCGGGTCCAGCACCAACGGCCAGCTCTACGAACTGGACGCGATCGCCGCGGTGGTCATCGGCGGCACGCTGCTCAGCGGCGGTTTCGGCACCATCACCGGGTCGATCCTCGGGGTGCTGGTCTTCACCGTCATCGAGGACCTGTTCATCCTCAACAACCTGGCACAACCCATCCAGGCGATCGGCAAGGGCGCGATCATCGTCGCCGTCCTGCTGTTCCAGCGCTTCGGCCGCGCGCGGGCCGTCCCGACTCTCACCTGAGAACCGTTAAAACACAAAGGAATACCCATGAGCACCACCAACATCCCCTCCCGTCGCGGCGTCCTGCTCGGCGGTCTGGCCGCCGGCGCGGGCCTGCTCGCGGCGGCCTGCACCTCCAACGACAGCACCTCCAACACTCAGGTTGCGGGAACTACCGGCGAGAACGCCGCCGCCGGAAAGGAGGTACGCATCGGGTTCTCGGCGCCCGCAGCCGATCACGGCTGGACCGCGGCCATCACCCGAAACGCCCGAGCGCAGGCCAGCGGGCTCAGCGATGTGAAGCTCGAGCTCACCGAGGGCACCAACGATGTCGCCCGCCAGATCGAGCAGGTGCAGACGTTGATCAATCAGAAGGTCGATGTCCTGGTGATCTTGCCGTTCGATGGCAACGCCCTTACCGCTGTCGCGAAAAGCGCTATGTCAGCGGGGATTCCGGTGGTCAATCTGGACCGGGTGTTTGCCTCGGCGCTGGCCTACCGCACCTGGATCGGCGGCGACAACTACGGCATGGGCATCAATGCGGGCAATTTCATCATCGCCAAGATGCGGGAGAAGAACATCGCCAATCCGGTGATCGTGGAGATCGCCGGAATCGACAACCTGCAGCTCACCCAGGAACGTAGCCAGGGCTTCAAGGACGCGCTCGCCACCGCCGGATTCCGGGTCGAGGCAAGGCAATCCACCGATTTCACGGCTGCGGGCGGGCAGCAGGTGGCGAGCCAGATGCTGCAGGCGGTGAAAAGGATCGACGCGATGTGGAATCACGACGACGATCAAGGCATCGGCGTGCTCGCCGCCATCCGGCAGGCCAACCGCGCCGGTGAATTCGTGATGGTCGGCGGCGCCGGCTCGACCCAGGCCATGAACGAGATCAAAGGTGGGAACTCGCCATTGCAGGCCACCGTGCTCTACAGCCCGGCCATGGCCTCCTCCGCCGTCACGCTCGCCCGGCTGCTGGGGCAGCGGAAAGCACTCGGTGATCTCGCCGAACACGATGTGCCCGCGAAGATTACGACCTTCTCCGCGGTGGTGACCAAAGACAACGTGGATCAGTACCTGGCCAACGGCTTCTGAGGAGCCCGATGACATCGACACACCGCCCGCGGATCGGTATCGGCCTGGTCGGCCATGCTTTCATGGGCCGCGCCCATTCGCACGCCTGGCGCAGCGTGGACGCGATCTTCGAATTGCCTTGGCAGCCCGTACTTTCGGTACTCGCGGGCCGGGATGCCGAGCGGGCGGGCGCGGCGGCCGCCCGGCTCGGCTGGGGGAGTGCGGTGAGCGACTGGAAACTCCTGCTCACACGAGACGATGTCGATCTCATCGATATCTGCACCCCTGGCGACAGTCATGCCGAAATCGCCATTGCCGCACTGGAAGCCGGAAAACACGTGCTGTGCGAGAAGCCCCTCGCCAATACCGTGGCCGAGGCGGAATCGATGGCCGCGGCGGCGGAGCGGGCCGCCCGCCAGGGGGTGCGGTCCATGGTCGGCTTCAGCTACCGGCGAGTGCCGGCGCTGGCGTTGGCCCGAAACCTGGTGGCACAGGGGCGAATCGGCACGATCCGGCATGTGCGGGCGCAGTATCTCCAAGACTGGCTCGCCGATCCGCAAACGCCGCTGAGCTGGCGACTGGACCGGCAGCGCGCCGGATCCGGTGCGCTCGGGGATATCGGCGCGCACATCATCGACGCCACCCAGTTCGTCACCGGGGAAGCGCTGACCGGGGTGTCGGCCATGCTGGACACCTTCGTCACCGAACGCCCGCTCCCGGACGGGCCGGGCAGCGGGCCCGTCACCGTCGACGACGCCGCCCTGTTCCTCGGGCGGCTCTCCGGCGGCGGGCTGGCCTCCTTCGAGGCCAGCCGGGTCGCGGCGGGCCGCAAGAACTCATTACGCCTGGAGCTCAACGGAACTCGCGGCTCGCTGGCCTTCGACCTGGAGGCGATGAACGAGCTGTGGTTCCACGACCACACCGAGGAGCCCGAGACCGCCGGCTTCCGGCGCATCCTGGTCACCGAACCGCAGCACCCCTACGCCGGCGCCTGGTGGCCGCCCGGACATGGCCTCGGCTACGACCACACCTTCGCCAATCAGGTCGCCGACCTCGTCATCGCGATCGCGGCCGGCAAGGATCCCGAACCCACCTTCGCCGACGGGCTCGCCGTGCAGCGCGTGCTCGCGGCAGTCGAGGCGAGCGCGGCCGAGCAGGGCCGCTGGACCGCCATCGGAGGAGCACAATCATGAGACCGATCACGCTGTTCACCGGCCAATGGGCGGACCTGCCCTTCGAGCAGGTGTGCGCCCTGGCCGCCGACTGGGGCTACGATGGACTCGAAATCGCCTGTTCCGGCGACCATTTCGAAGTCGACAAGGCGCTGTTTGACCCGAATTACGTGGCAGCCAAACGCAAAACCCTGGAACGCCACGGCCTCCAGGTTTTCGCCATCTCCAATCACCTGGTCGGCCAGGCGATCTGCGACCACCCGATCGACGAGCGCCACCGCGCCATCATCCCGGCCCGCATCTGGGGCGACGGCGAACCCGAAGGCGTCCGTCGCCGCGCCGCCGCCGAAATGGCCGACACCGCCCGGGCGGCCGCCGCTCTCGGCGTCCGCACCGTCGTCGGTTTCACCGGCTCGAGCATCTGGCACACGGTCGCGATGTTCCCGCCGGTCCCACCGGAAACCATCGACCGCGGCTACCAGGATTTCGCCGACCGCTGGAACCCCATCCTCGACGTCTTCGACACCGAAGGCATCCGCTTCGCCCACGAGGTGCACCCCAGCGAAATCGCCTACGACTACTGGACCACCGTGCGCGCCCTGGCCGCCGTCGACCACCGCCCGGCCTTCGGCTTGAACTGGGACCCTTCACATTTCATCTGGCAGGACCTAGACCCGGTCGCCTTCATCCTCGACTTCGCCGACCGCATC
This genomic window contains:
- a CDS encoding ROK family protein, giving the protein MRIAARPENTHQVRLLRLLRDRGPQSRSDLGHPMELSRSKLAVELDRLAELGLVEAGGLAASSGGRRSAIARLASGLRFAAVDIGATSIDVAVTDGELRLLGKLSESCDIRQGPAAVLERVLDLLGKLREEHAPGARLHGAGIGVPGPVSFRDGMSVSPPIMPGWHRFPVREVLAQELGCPVLVDNDVNILALGEIHSGSAPSVEDFLLVKIGTGVGCGIVVGGDIYRGVSGSAGDIGHIRISDDGPVCACGNTGCLEAYAGGAALAREAMVHARSGRSAFLAERLAAAGTLTAVDVADAAAAGDPLAVSMIRDAGAHLGTVLAGLVSFFNPGLVVIAGGVTGFGHPLLAEIRSVVYRRSLPLATGNLPIVLSELAGVGGLIGAARLISDHVFSVA
- a CDS encoding MerR family transcriptional regulator; the encoded protein is MLTISQLAATAGVTVRTVRHYHQVGLFPEPERDASGYRRYTAQAAVDLIRIRTLADAGVPLARIDALLQARPAEFAAAITAIDAELQRKVDQLTAHRRRIAQLESGERLVLPPEVIAILNRMRGLGISEQRVLLERDAWILGQTLNPDSLPRRIRDKNASLDDPELIRLMLACDAAVDWHPHDPRLDQLIDDLDAWEIQHRDPAESADQKLVVSRISEASPAWQRILDALTHRANQRRTARRDS
- a CDS encoding Gfo/Idh/MocA family protein; amino-acid sequence: MTSTHRPRIGIGLVGHAFMGRAHSHAWRSVDAIFELPWQPVLSVLAGRDAERAGAAAARLGWGSAVSDWKLLLTRDDVDLIDICTPGDSHAEIAIAALEAGKHVLCEKPLANTVAEAESMAAAAERAARQGVRSMVGFSYRRVPALALARNLVAQGRIGTIRHVRAQYLQDWLADPQTPLSWRLDRQRAGSGALGDIGAHIIDATQFVTGEALTGVSAMLDTFVTERPLPDGPGSGPVTVDDAALFLGRLSGGGLASFEASRVAAGRKNSLRLELNGTRGSLAFDLEAMNELWFHDHTEEPETAGFRRILVTEPQHPYAGAWWPPGHGLGYDHTFANQVADLVIAIAAGKDPEPTFADGLAVQRVLAAVEASAAEQGRWTAIGGAQS
- a CDS encoding ABC transporter permease; the encoded protein is MSELQAKVVAPPGDRPPAATPRKAHREIRKHATLVLALLALVLVGALTKGEDFLSTSNLITILTLASVIGVVTVGMTFVIIGGGIDLSVGAIIALASVWCTTTATQSYGVAGMVFCALAVGAACGLLNGALIAYGKLVPFIVTLALMVAARGLAEELSGRQSQLVTTDLLALAQERVLGIPLMVYLFLVVVAIGWILLERTTFGRRSFAVGGNPEAARLAGIDVRRHTLLLYVLSGLCCGIAAIMLTAQTTTGSSTNGQLYELDAIAAVVIGGTLLSGGFGTITGSILGVLVFTVIEDLFILNNLAQPIQAIGKGAIIVAVLLFQRFGRARAVPTLT
- a CDS encoding sugar phosphate isomerase/epimerase gives rise to the protein MRPITLFTGQWADLPFEQVCALAADWGYDGLEIACSGDHFEVDKALFDPNYVAAKRKTLERHGLQVFAISNHLVGQAICDHPIDERHRAIIPARIWGDGEPEGVRRRAAAEMADTARAAAALGVRTVVGFTGSSIWHTVAMFPPVPPETIDRGYQDFADRWNPILDVFDTEGIRFAHEVHPSEIAYDYWTTVRALAAVDHRPAFGLNWDPSHFIWQDLDPVAFILDFADRIYHVDCKDTKLRCTDGRRGRLSSHLPWADFRRGWDFVSTGRGDVPWEDCFRALNAIGYTGPISIEWEDAGMDRTIGAPEALSFIRRYNAITPPAAAFDAAFDNQR
- a CDS encoding substrate-binding domain-containing protein produces the protein MSTTNIPSRRGVLLGGLAAGAGLLAAACTSNDSTSNTQVAGTTGENAAAGKEVRIGFSAPAADHGWTAAITRNARAQASGLSDVKLELTEGTNDVARQIEQVQTLINQKVDVLVILPFDGNALTAVAKSAMSAGIPVVNLDRVFASALAYRTWIGGDNYGMGINAGNFIIAKMREKNIANPVIVEIAGIDNLQLTQERSQGFKDALATAGFRVEARQSTDFTAAGGQQVASQMLQAVKRIDAMWNHDDDQGIGVLAAIRQANRAGEFVMVGGAGSTQAMNEIKGGNSPLQATVLYSPAMASSAVTLARLLGQRKALGDLAEHDVPAKITTFSAVVTKDNVDQYLANGF
- a CDS encoding sugar ABC transporter ATP-binding protein, with protein sequence MAPTIQDAVLTMQGIVKEFPGVRALDHVDLEVRAGEVHCLLGQNGAGKSTLIKVLSGAHQPDAGEMRWRGAPVRLSGPADATRLGIATIYQELDLCDGLSIAENIFLGHEHARAGFTRRAPAARATTELLGRLGHSELRPETIVATLPAAAKQVVSIARALSYDARLIVMDEPSAALGNDEVGNLFRIIAQLRAEDVAVVYISHRLEEIRTIGDRITVLKDGRTVAAGLPASTTSTQHVVSLMTGNRDPQEAAARSPRTGTPEVLRVAGLGLSGRFHDVSFTVHAGEIVGLAGLVGAGRSEILESIYGARRPSAGQVLVDGRRLRPGSTRAAVSAGLGLAPEERKSQALFLLQSVGRNISAAALPRYSRFGWFDRRRERADTRAASTRVGVRPADPMHPVRELSGGNQQKAILARWLLDDTRVLLLDEPTRGVDVGARAEVYAQIRRLAELGVAVLLVSSDLPELLALSDRVLVLRDGAVIHTAPAADLTEHDVIAMIMEGSAL